TGAAGCGATCGTTGAGTCATCGAGGTAAAGCCTTCGAGCAGGTTTTACCTCGATTATCACGCTTAGAGACTAATTCCTAACTGTAGCGACCCACAATACTAAACGCTCAAGACCACAATCATCGCGTTTTTGAGACATTAAGGGTCTTGCACAGTTTTGGTGAAACGAAGACAGAGTGTACGCCGCAGGCGGGGCTTTGCCCTATGCGCGCAGCGCAGTCATGCGATCGCTAAATTGAACACAAAAATCTTTTCTTGAGCAATTCATGACTGGCACGACCATACATCTGTCGTTTGAGTACCTTGAGACGATTAACTTGTCCTTCCACTTGCCCATTACTCCATTGATAAGTCACTCCATTGATGACTGCATCTAAATCGTCTTTCAGTTGGGCAGTAAAACCAACAATAGCCCTGATGTTACTCTGTTGAGCATTTTGTAACCATTCA
This DNA window, taken from Merismopedia glauca CCAP 1448/3, encodes the following:
- a CDS encoding transposase — protein: MFEPKKSLLTVRRAVWLILRHSTAQTEADLHTIALLKKLHPDLNTAISLAKDFADLLRRKQPERLSEWLQNAQQSNIRAIVGFTAQLKDDLDAVINGVTYQWSNGQVEGQVNRLKVLKRQMYGRASHELLKKRFLCSI